CGTCGAGCGCATAGACTTCGATCGATGCCGCAGCGATGTTTTGCGCCTGAAGGCCGGAAATAATTTGAGCTTCGAGTTCGGCGGCCGTTCTGGTTTCTTTCGGCATTGCAGGTCCAACGGACAGGCGGCGCCAGGGGCGCTAGGCCTGCGAGGAAAGCAAATGTCATGCTCACGGCGGCAATATGGCGACGCACAGACTCTCAGGCATTGGCACAAAATCTGCTTTCGATAGCGCCATCAGTGACATGTCCTTTCTCGCGAGGGAGATAGGAAATGCTTCCTACGACAATATTGGTCGATGAAATTCCAAGATGCGTGGTCCGCCCGACCGACAAGAAAGATCTCGACCGCTTCATCCGCAATGCCAAGAAATATCTGGTAGCGGCAAATGCCGAGGGCAAGGTGAGTTCGCGTGGCGCCGATGAAACAGAAGACGGCAAATGGCGCGAGGCCTTCGCCCTGCATAAGGCATGGGGCGGCGCCGACGACACGTTTTTCGGGATACCGCTCTGAGGCCTCAGGCTGTGGCTTGGTGCGGACGACGGGACTCGAACCCGTATGGCCAAAGCCGAGGGATTTTAAGTCCCTTGCGTCTACCAATTTCGCCACGTCCGCATCCCGCTTGGGCTCAACGCCCAGCGCGGCTTCATGAAATAGGGGCATTCGGCGATCTTGTCGACGGCGCAGGCCAGGATCGGCCTACTTTGAGCTGGGAGCATGCTCTATCGCCCCGTGGCAATCGGCGCCTGAAAGGCGAGCCCGAGATCCCAGGGGAAATAGATCCACGTGTCCTGTGAAACTTCGGTCATGAACGTATCGACATAAGGACGGCCGAGCGGCTTGGCATAGACGGCGGCGAAATGTGCCTTGGGCAGGAGCGTTCGGACGATTCGCGCCGTCGCGCCCGTGTCGACCAGATCATCGATGACGAGAGTTTTGCCGCCTTCGGCCTGCGCGATCGCCGCCGCGACCGGCTTCAAAATCTCGAGCTTGCCCTGCCGATTATCGGCGTCGTAACTCGCAACGCAGATGGATTCGACGATGCGCAGATCGAGCTCGCGGGCGATGATCGCCGCTGGGACGAGGCCACCGCGGGTGATCGCGACGATCGCCGTAAAGGGTCCAATTTCGGCGAGACGCCAAGCGAGCGCGCGGGCATCGCGGTGAAACTGATCCCAGGACACGTGAAAGGCCTTATCGCTCGCCCCGACGCTCATGCGGTTCAAACTTTCTCCGCTTGCAGACGCGCGAGAAAGGCTTCGATCTTCGCCGCGGCTTCGGCGACTTTCTCGGCATCCTTGCCGCGCACGACGATCTCATTGTTGTAACGTCCATCGGCCATGGACGGATAGGAGCCGATGCCAAGATCCGGATGCAGATTTGCGACCGCGCTCAGATCCGCCGCATAAGTTCCCTCCGCCACATTGCCGGCGGTAATGGTCAACGACACCGTGCGGGGGCCAACCTCGAGCTTGGGACCGACGGCGGCAAGCATCGCCTGCATGATCGCCGGCACACCAGCCATGACAATCACATTGCCGATCCAAAAGCCCGGCACTTTCGAGAGTTCATTCTCTACCAGTTCCGCGCCGTGCGGAATCCGCGCCATGCGCCGGCGCGCTTCATTCAGATCCTCGGGCTTCACCCATTGCAGAAGAACCGAGATGATCCGCGGATCTTCGGAAATCTCGACGTTGAAGGCCGTGGCGACCGCATCCGCCGTCATGTCGTCATGAGTCGGCCCGATGCCGCCTGTCGTGAAGACATACGTGTAGCGAGCGCGCAGCCCGTTAAGAGCCGCGACGATCTCGTCGATACTATCGGGCACGATACGGACCTCGCGCAGATCGATCCCGATATTGGTGAGATAATCGGCGACGAAGCCGATGTTCTTGTCCTTGGTGCGACCGGACAAGATCTCGTCACCAATGACGAGGAGCGCCGCGGTCACGGATTTGACTTCGGTCATGGGGCCTGTCTCCAGGCGAAGATCTAGAGCATGTTCCGGAAAAGTTGAATGACTTTTCCGATGTTTAGACATCGGATATATCCGATGTCTCACTTTTTAGAACTCGGATATATCCGAGTTCTCATTGATAAGAATAAGAACATGCTCCAGCTTATTGATTTGGAGCATTTTCCTCTCGATCGGGTGAGTCCGCCCGATCGGAAAACGCTCTAGCACGAAGAAACGAATGTTTCGATCGTTTCGCGCAGCGCTACGATCAAGGCTGCCAAAAATATAGCATAAGCTATTGAAGACAGGCAGAAATTTGGCCGCATCGCGCGGCTGAAAACGGCCTCGCGTGCGCCGGCGCTCGGCGGCTGCGGCCTGATGCGTCTTAGGTGGAGTTTTATCCTCCGGCGGCGGGCACCGCTCAATGCTTTATTTTCCCGGCGCGCCTATCCCCTCTGCACTTTCGGCAGATTGACACCCGTGTCCGCCATCCGTAGACACGGACATGTCAAATGACCCTGCGGGAGAGTCTGCTTGGCGCGCGAGCGCAAGGCAGCGCCGAAGGCGAAACCGCCCCGGAAACGCTCAGGCCCACGGACCGCTGGGGGATGACACTCTGGAAAGCGGCTTTGCAGGTGCTCTGCAAAGCCCACCGACGGGAGCAGCTCCAGCGACGCGCTGATCAGCGTATAGCTGTGAGGAAATCTTTCAGGTTCTGGGACAGAGGGGGCAAATCGGCAGGCTTTTGGTTTCGGCCAAAAGCGCGGTTTGTTCTGTTTGGGTCCATGAGCCATGACCGACTCGCCAATTTTATCATTTGCCGACCCGACGCTCGCGCATACGCCGCTCAATGGCCTGCATCGAAAGCTCGGCGCGCGGATGATTCCCTTCGCCCACTATGACATGCCTGTAAATTATCCGACAGGCATCCTCGCCGAACATCTGCACACACGCGCAAAGGCCGGTCTCTTCGACGTCTCACATATGGGGCAAGCCATCCTCGAAGGTCGCAACGCGGCGCTTCGACTCGAATCGCTGGTGCCGGGCGACATCCAAAGCCTCGCGCCGGGGCGCATACGCTACACTCAGTTCCTGAATGATAAGGGCAATATCCTCGATGACCTCATGGTGGCCAGGCTCGCCGACGGAGACGCGCGGGAACGCCTGTTTCTCGTGGTCAATGCAGATACCAAGGCGCGGGATTTCGGGCACATTGGTGCCCGCCTCCCCGATCTGACGCTGACCGTTCTTTCCGATCGCGCCTTGGTCGCCTTGCAAGGCCCCAAGGCGGGTGCAGTGCTGGGCCGACATCTGCCGTCTGCCGCGACAATGCCCTTCATGTCATGGCGACGAGAGCAGACCGGTGATTTCGATCTTTTCATCTCGCGCTGCGGCTATACCGGCGAGGATGGATTTGAAATCTCGGTTCCAAGCCGGCAGGCGGCGTCTTTCGCCGAATTGCTTCTCGCTGATGCAGATGTTTGGCCTATTGGGCTCGGTGCGCGCGACTCGCTACGGCTCGAAGCCGGACTCTGCCTTTATGGCCACGATATCGATTCGACGACCAATCCGATCGAGGCGGGATTGGCCTGGTCGATCTCCAAGCGCCGCAGCTTCGAAGGCGGCTTTCCCGGCGATCGGCAAATCTGGCTGACGCTGCAGAATGGCTGCGCGCGTCGGCTTGTCGGGCTACTCGTCGAAGGCAAAGTACCGGCGCGCGAGGGCGCACCTATTACGACATTGGAAGAGCGCGTCATCGGCCGCGTGACCTCTGGCGGCTTCGCTCCGAGTCTCGCAAGACCGATTTCCATGGGCTATGTCGAGACCTCACACGCTACGCCCGGAACGAAGCTTCATCTTCTGGTTCGCGGCAAAGCCCTTGCGGCGGAAGTGACCACCATGCCTTTCGTGCCGCATCGCTACTACAGGGGGCCTTGATGTCGACGATACATTTCACCAAAGAGCACGAATACGTTCGCATCGAAGGAGACACCGGGACAATCGGCATCACCGATTTCGCTCAAGGCATGCTCGGCGATGTCGTCTTCGTGGAGTTGCCCGTCATCGGCAAGATTTTCCAGCGCGGCGACGAAGCGGCCGTCATCGAAAGCGCCAAAGCGGCAAGCCCAATCTATACGCCCGTGTCCGGTGAAATCGTCGAGGTCAACGAAGCATTGCAAGACGCGCCCGGCGTCGTCAACGACGATCCGCTCGGCAAAGGCTGGTTCGTAAAGATCAAGCTTTCGAACAAGGGCGAGATCGACACCCTGATGGATGAGCCGGTCTATGACGCCTTTCTGAAATCACTTGGCTAACGCTCGTCCTCGATCGGAGCTCCCATGCGCTATCTTCCGCTCACGCAGCAGGATCGGTCTGAGATGCTGGCGCGCATTGGCGTTGCCCACATCGATCAACTCTTCGACGACATATCAATAGACAAACGGCTCGATGCCCTGCTCGATCTCCCGCGCGGCAAATCTGAGATGGAAGTCGAGCGTCTTTTGTCCCGCCTCGCCGCTCAAAATATCCCCGCAAGCACGACACCGTTCTTCGTGGGAGCTGGAGCCTATAAGCATCATGTCCCGGCAAGCGTCGACCATCTGATTCAGCGCTCTGAATTTCTGACGAGCTACACGCCCTACCAGCCCGAAATCGCACAAGGGACGCTGCAGACCATCTTCGAATTTCAGACGCAGGTCGCGGCTTTGACCGGCATGGATGTCGCCAACGCATCCATGTATGACGGCTCGACCGCAACCGCGGAAGCCGTGCTCATGGCGCACCGCCTGACGAAGCGCCGAAAAGCTGTGTTGTCCGGCGGATTGCATCCTCATTATGCCGAGGTGGTGCGCACGCTATCTCATATGGCCGGGGATGAAGTCGTGAGTCTGCCGCCCGATGTCATGGCGCGCGAAACTCTTTTGGACAAGATCGACAGGGATCTCTCATGCATCGTCGTGCAGACGCCGGACGTGTTCGGCAATCTGCGCGATCTGTCATCCCTAGCTGCCGCTTGCCATGCACAAGGGGTCCTGCTGATTGCGGTCTTCACGGAGGCGGTCTCACTCGGCCTCATCAAGCCACCGGGCGAGATGGGCGCCGACATCGTCGTCGGCGAAGGTCAGTCGATCGGCAATGCGTTGAGCTTCGGCGGGCCCTATGTCGGACTTTTCGCGACACGCGCGAACTATGTCCGGCAGATGCCGGGCCGGCTCTGCGGCGAAACGGTCGATGCGGACGGCCGCCGTGGCTTCGTGCTGACCTTGTCGACACGCGAGCAGCATATCCGGCGCGACAAGGCGACATCAAACATCTGCACCAATTCCGGGCTCTGCAGCCTTGCTTTCTCCATACACCTCGCTTTGCTCGGCGAGAGCGGTCTGCGGCGACTCGCGGAAGTCAATCACGCGAATGCCGTGCAGCTCGCGGACCGGCTTGCCGCGATGAAGGATGTGGACGTCCTCAACCCAACGTTCTTCAACGAATTCACTCTCAAGATTCCAGGCGATGCCGCACAGGCGATCGAAGCCATGGCGGCAAAAGGCGTGCTCGGGGGCGTGCCCGTGTCCCGCCTCCTTCCCGGCCATGGGCTCGACGAGCTCATCATCGTCGCCAATACAGAAATCAATACGGACGAGGACCGCGCCGCTTTTGTCGCGGCTCTCGCAGAGGTGCTTTGATGATGAACAGGCAAACTCGTCCGATCGACTTCGACGGCATCAAGATGCAGGAACGCAAGACCCTTACCGGCAACCGCGCGCTGCAAATGGAAGAAGCGCTGATCTTCGAGATCGGCCGTCCCGAGGTAAGCGGCGTCGATATCGAAGCACCGGTGCCGATCCAATCGCGGATCGGAAGCCTCGCGCGCAAGGATCCGATCGGCTTGCCCGGCCTCTCGGAACCGGAGTGCATCCGTCATTACGTGCGTCTCTCGCAGAAAAATTATTCGATCGACGCGGGCCTCTATCCGCTCGGCTCCTGCACGATGAAACATAATCCGCGCCTCAACGAGCGCATGGCAAGGCTGCCCGGCTTTGCCGATGTTCATCCCCTGCAGCCGCAATCGACCGTGCCGGGCGCGCTCGAATTGATGCGGGAACTCGCGCATTGGCTGATGACACTGACGGGCATGCAAGCCGTTGCGCTCTCGCCCAAGGCCGGCGCGCATGGCGAACTCTGCGGCATGATGGCAATCAAGGCAGCGATCGAATCGCGTGGCGAAGCCGCGACGCGGCGCATTGTCCTTGTCCCACAATCCGCGCATGGCACCAATCCAGCGTCGGCGAGTTTGATCGGCTTCGAGACGCGATCGGTTCCCGCGCGCGCCGATGGGACCGTCGATCCCGACGCGGTCAGAAAGCTTGTCGGGCCGGAGGTCGCGGCGATCATGCTGACCAATCCGAACACCTGCGGCCTGTTCGAAAAAGACATCTCGGAGATCGCCGAGATCCTGCATGACGCCGGCGCTTACTTTTATTGCGACGGCGCCAATTTCAACGCGATCATGGGCAAGGTGCGGCCGGGCGATCTCGGCGTCGATGCCATGCACATCAATCTCCACAAGACCTTTTCGACACCGCATGGCGGCGGCGGACCGGGCGCCGGACCCGTCGTTCTATCGGAGCGGCTCGCGCCCTTTGCGCCGCTTCCCTACCTCGCCGGCGAAGGCGCGGATCTCCATTTGGTCGAACATGCCGAAGGTGATGCGCGGGCTTTCGGCCGCATCACGGCCTTCCATGGCCAGATGGGCATGTTCGTGCGCGCCTTAGCCTATATGTTGTCGCATGGCGCGGACGGATTGAAACAAGTGTCCGAAGATGCCGTGCTGAACGCCAATTATATTCGGGTGAGCCTTGATGATCTTCTCTCGTCACCGTTCGGCGGGAGGGCATGCATGCATGAGGCTTTGTTCGACGACGATTGGCTGAAGGACACCGGCCTCACCACGCTCGATTTCGCCAAGGCGATGATCGACGAAGGCTATCATCCGATGACAATCTATTTTCCGCTTGTCGTGCATGGCGCGATGTTGATCGAGCCGACGGAATCGGAATCGAAAGCCTCGCTCGATCTCTTCATCGCGACCTTGCGCGATCTCGCCACCGCGGCAACGTCGGGCGAGCTGGAGCGCTTCCAAGAGGCTCCTTTTCTGGCGCCGCGCCGCCGCCTCGATGAGACGCGCGCCGCCCGCAAGCCGATTCTCAAATGGACGAAACCCCTCAGCTAGCCGGTTTCGGTTCGCTCGAGAGCGCCGGACGCGCCACAGTGCGCTCGTCGAGCGCCACTGTCTTCACCAGCGCAAAGACCGGATCACCGAGCTTGAGGCCAAGCTCGGCGCTGGCGCGCCGGGTCGCCATGGCAAAGAGCTTCCCGTCGCCCTCCAAGGCGATATCGACCAAGGCGAAAGGCCCGTCGAATGTGACGCCCTCAACCTTGCCGGCGAGCGTCCCCTGCACGCTCACCTGGCTCGGTCGTGCCTTGGACAAGGTGACGTCCGTCGCCTTGACGATGATGCGCGCCTTGTCGCCTTCCGGCCCAGCCGGTCCGGCGAGCCAGATCGTGCCGGCCGGATGCAGCAATTCCGTGAGACCATAGGCCGTATCGGCCTTGCCGACCCGCATATTGAGCACGCTCGAATGACCGAAGCGCGGATCATCGGTCGCACTCGCCGTCTCGGCAAGAACGGTTTCCGGCGCGCCGATCGCCTTCACCCTGCCATTCTCCAAGACAACCACGCAAGCCGCGAGCCGTGCCACTTCCTCGATCGCATGCGAGACATAGACGATGGGGATTTTGAATTCGTCGCGCAGATTTTCGATGAGCGGCAGAATTTCGAGCCGACGCTGCAGATCGAGCGCCGCGAAAGGCTCGTCGAACAAAAGCAGGCGTGGGCACGACAGAAGCGCGCGGCCGATGGCGACGCGCTGGCGCTCGCCGCCGGAAAGCCGGCTCGGCCAGCGTGACAGCAAATGGCCAATGCCCAAAGTTTCGACAACGGCATCGAAACTGACGCTGCGCTCATGGCGCGGTGCGAACCAGCGCCCAAAACGCAAATTCTGCCTGACATCGAGATGCGGGAAGAGATGCGAATCCTGAAACACGAGGCCGATGCGGCGGCGATGCGGCGGAACGAAAATGCGCGCGGCGACGTCGGTCAGCACGCAATCGTCGAGAATTACATGCCCAGTATCCGGCCGCTGGAGCCCGGAAATGAGACCGATCGTCGTCGATTTTCCGGAGCCGGAGCGGCCGAAGAGCGCGGTGATCCCGTCGCCGTTCTTAAACGCGATGTCCAAGCTGAAATTGCCGAACCGGTGGGTGAGCGCGACATCGATCATTCGGCTCTCGCAAGCCATCGCTCGGCACGCCGCTGAACGAGTTCCGCTGCAATTAATGCTGTCAAGGAGATGACAATCGAAATCGCGGTCAGGCGCAAGGCATCGGCATCGCCGTCCGGCACTTGCGTATAGGTATAGATCGCCGCCGATATGGTTTGCGTCTCGCCTGGAATATTCGACACGAACGTGATGGTGGCGCCGAATTCGCCGAGCGACCTTGCAAAGGCCAGAATCGCGCCGACGATAATGCCCGGAATGGCGAGCGGCAGGCTGATCAGGAAAAAGGTCACGATCGGACTGGCGCCGAGCGAGCCCGCCGCATGTTCGAGACGCAGATCGATCGCTTCGAAAGAAAGCCGCATTGCCCGCACCATCAGCGGAAAGCCCATCACGGCACAGGCCAAAGCCGCCCCGGTCCAGCGAAAAGCAAAGACGATACCGAAATAATGATCCAAAAAGGCGCCAGCGAAGCCTCTGCGGCCAAAGCTCAGCAGCAAGAGATAGCCGGTGACGACCGGCGGCAGAACGAGCGGCAGATGCACAATCCCATTGACGATCGTCTTGCCCGGAAACTGCCAGCGCGCCAGTGCGAAGGCGGCAAAAATGCCAAACGGAAGTGTGCAGAGCGTGGCAACGATCGCGATCTTCAGCGTGAGGAAGATCGCCGTCCATTCCGCCGGGGAGAGATCCATCACTGCTGTATTACCTAAGATATGGCTATGCGCGCTTGTCGGCCGATCGGAAAGACGTGTCAAGGGAGAGAAATGCACGGCGGCTAATCCCTCGCATCGGCCTCGATCCGCCGGCCTTCTGGGCGGCAGCGCTCGGCAGAGGCGAGCGCCGGGCCGATGGCATGCTCGAAGATGCGGGCCGATCAGACTGGAATGGGTTCATCAGGGCTCCGGCTATGACCGAGCCTTGCTGTCGTTGATATAGGCGGCTCGCCCTCCGTAACGGAGCAGGTCATCTCGGCTTTGGCGGCGCGACAGCGCATAAATGCAAAATAGCCGCTGAGGCCCAGCGCATATTTGGCGTAGAGCGAGAGTTCGCGCGCCACATGCAATTGAAAGAGCAGCGCGATCTTCGCGCGATCGACCACCTGCCCAGCATCATCGCAAACGATGAGATCGTTTTCCCGCATCCATTTGAGCACATTGCGCGCCTGAGAGGGCGACGACCCGTATTTCTTGGCGATCTGATGCGCCGAAAGCGGCGGCTCGCCGCGCAAATGCGTCGCCGTCAGGCTCGCCGCGGCGACGAAGCCGAGGTCTATCAAGAAGAGATGGAAGATCTCCGGATATTGCCGGACGAGAATGATGTCGTGGTCGATATAGGGCCGGCCGATCGCGACGATCACCTCAGCGAGAAGGTTCGGTTCGCTGCGCATTCGCGCGGCGAAATTCTTCCCGTTCATGATATCGAAACAGCCGAAGGTCCTCGAATACCAGTCCTGAACGAAGCCGATCAGTCGCTGCGTCGGCTGATAGACATGCAGACGCTTGTCGCTCTTGGCGCGCGTGAGGGTAACCATCCGCGCGACCCGCAGGACCGCCAGGACCGTTTTGAGGACGCGCGGGCTGCAATCCTTGCGCCGTTCGCAGAGTCGCCAGAGATTCGTATAGGTCGCTCCCACGGTGGCGGCGTCGCGTGCCGCCTCGAAATGCAGCAGCATCAGATAGCCGACGATCTGGCTGCGCGCATGCGTGCTCGAAATTTTATTGACGAGGCGTTCGTCATTGCGCCAGCTCAGCAACGCCTGCGTGTAATGCAGGACGGGGTCGCCGAATCGCGGATGATGGAAGATGTCATCGGCAACGGCTGCGAGGAGATCGGCTTTTTCTGTCATTCTCTCTGTCATCGCGTCTGACCCTAGGTGCAGACCAATTCCGGTACGTTTTTGTGCATCCTTTATGCCACGCTGTGAAGCTCGCGCAAGCAACAGCCTGCGTCGAGGCCCGGTCCGGTACGTTTTTGCGCAACAGCATGCTGTCCGACAGATGTAAGAACCCGCTCAGCCGCTCGGGACAAAGAGGCCCGGCGACGGTCGATCGGGTGAACCGGACGCCGTGCCCTGCGGGCGCTCGGACGGCGGGGGATGTATATGATACGGGGAAGCCGCAGACACGGCCTGCTTGCATCGAGTTCATTGATTGCGCTGCTGATCGGCGGCGTGCCGTCGGCGTTCGCAGCCTGCAATACCAGCTACACTGGGACAACTTCGGCCGGCTGCACCAATGCGGCGACGATCACCGGCATCGCCATCAACAATGCGACGATCACGAGTTCGATTACGAATACGGGCACGATAAGCCCTAACGGAATCGTCCTGACAAACGCCAGCACGATCACCGGATCGATCGTCGACAGCGGCACCATCCTGGGGTCGAGCCAAGGCATAGCGATCGACGGCACCAGCAAGATCACGTCCGTTCCCACCGCCATCGACATCACCGGCCCGACGTTCACCGGCGGCCTCAGCAATGCCGGCACGATTATTTCGACGGCGAGCGAAGGCATCCGAGTCGACGCCATCAGTAGCTTCGCGGGCGGGATCAGCAATTCCGGCAC
The window above is part of the Methylovirgula sp. HY1 genome. Proteins encoded here:
- the gpt gene encoding xanthine phosphoribosyltransferase, with the protein product MSVGASDKAFHVSWDQFHRDARALAWRLAEIGPFTAIVAITRGGLVPAAIIARELDLRIVESICVASYDADNRQGKLEILKPVAAAIAQAEGGKTLVIDDLVDTGATARIVRTLLPKAHFAAVYAKPLGRPYVDTFMTEVSQDTWIYFPWDLGLAFQAPIATGR
- a CDS encoding molybdopterin-binding protein, encoding MTEVKSVTAALLVIGDEILSGRTKDKNIGFVADYLTNIGIDLREVRIVPDSIDEIVAALNGLRARYTYVFTTGGIGPTHDDMTADAVATAFNVEISEDPRIISVLLQWVKPEDLNEARRRMARIPHGAELVENELSKVPGFWIGNVIVMAGVPAIMQAMLAAVGPKLEVGPRTVSLTITAGNVAEGTYAADLSAVANLHPDLGIGSYPSMADGRYNNEIVVRGKDAEKVAEAAAKIEAFLARLQAEKV
- the gcvT gene encoding glycine cleavage system aminomethyltransferase GcvT encodes the protein MTDSPILSFADPTLAHTPLNGLHRKLGARMIPFAHYDMPVNYPTGILAEHLHTRAKAGLFDVSHMGQAILEGRNAALRLESLVPGDIQSLAPGRIRYTQFLNDKGNILDDLMVARLADGDARERLFLVVNADTKARDFGHIGARLPDLTLTVLSDRALVALQGPKAGAVLGRHLPSAATMPFMSWRREQTGDFDLFISRCGYTGEDGFEISVPSRQAASFAELLLADADVWPIGLGARDSLRLEAGLCLYGHDIDSTTNPIEAGLAWSISKRRSFEGGFPGDRQIWLTLQNGCARRLVGLLVEGKVPAREGAPITTLEERVIGRVTSGGFAPSLARPISMGYVETSHATPGTKLHLLVRGKALAAEVTTMPFVPHRYYRGP
- the gcvH gene encoding glycine cleavage system protein GcvH, which produces MSTIHFTKEHEYVRIEGDTGTIGITDFAQGMLGDVVFVELPVIGKIFQRGDEAAVIESAKAASPIYTPVSGEIVEVNEALQDAPGVVNDDPLGKGWFVKIKLSNKGEIDTLMDEPVYDAFLKSLG
- the gcvPA gene encoding aminomethyl-transferring glycine dehydrogenase subunit GcvPA encodes the protein MRYLPLTQQDRSEMLARIGVAHIDQLFDDISIDKRLDALLDLPRGKSEMEVERLLSRLAAQNIPASTTPFFVGAGAYKHHVPASVDHLIQRSEFLTSYTPYQPEIAQGTLQTIFEFQTQVAALTGMDVANASMYDGSTATAEAVLMAHRLTKRRKAVLSGGLHPHYAEVVRTLSHMAGDEVVSLPPDVMARETLLDKIDRDLSCIVVQTPDVFGNLRDLSSLAAACHAQGVLLIAVFTEAVSLGLIKPPGEMGADIVVGEGQSIGNALSFGGPYVGLFATRANYVRQMPGRLCGETVDADGRRGFVLTLSTREQHIRRDKATSNICTNSGLCSLAFSIHLALLGESGLRRLAEVNHANAVQLADRLAAMKDVDVLNPTFFNEFTLKIPGDAAQAIEAMAAKGVLGGVPVSRLLPGHGLDELIIVANTEINTDEDRAAFVAALAEVL
- the gcvPB gene encoding aminomethyl-transferring glycine dehydrogenase subunit GcvPB codes for the protein MMNRQTRPIDFDGIKMQERKTLTGNRALQMEEALIFEIGRPEVSGVDIEAPVPIQSRIGSLARKDPIGLPGLSEPECIRHYVRLSQKNYSIDAGLYPLGSCTMKHNPRLNERMARLPGFADVHPLQPQSTVPGALELMRELAHWLMTLTGMQAVALSPKAGAHGELCGMMAIKAAIESRGEAATRRIVLVPQSAHGTNPASASLIGFETRSVPARADGTVDPDAVRKLVGPEVAAIMLTNPNTCGLFEKDISEIAEILHDAGAYFYCDGANFNAIMGKVRPGDLGVDAMHINLHKTFSTPHGGGGPGAGPVVLSERLAPFAPLPYLAGEGADLHLVEHAEGDARAFGRITAFHGQMGMFVRALAYMLSHGADGLKQVSEDAVLNANYIRVSLDDLLSSPFGGRACMHEALFDDDWLKDTGLTTLDFAKAMIDEGYHPMTIYFPLVVHGAMLIEPTESESKASLDLFIATLRDLATAATSGELERFQEAPFLAPRRRLDETRAARKPILKWTKPLS
- the modC gene encoding molybdenum ABC transporter ATP-binding protein codes for the protein MIDVALTHRFGNFSLDIAFKNGDGITALFGRSGSGKSTTIGLISGLQRPDTGHVILDDCVLTDVAARIFVPPHRRRIGLVFQDSHLFPHLDVRQNLRFGRWFAPRHERSVSFDAVVETLGIGHLLSRWPSRLSGGERQRVAIGRALLSCPRLLLFDEPFAALDLQRRLEILPLIENLRDEFKIPIVYVSHAIEEVARLAACVVVLENGRVKAIGAPETVLAETASATDDPRFGHSSVLNMRVGKADTAYGLTELLHPAGTIWLAGPAGPEGDKARIIVKATDVTLSKARPSQVSVQGTLAGKVEGVTFDGPFALVDIALEGDGKLFAMATRRASAELGLKLGDPVFALVKTVALDERTVARPALSSEPKPAS
- the modB gene encoding molybdate ABC transporter permease subunit; this encodes MDLSPAEWTAIFLTLKIAIVATLCTLPFGIFAAFALARWQFPGKTIVNGIVHLPLVLPPVVTGYLLLLSFGRRGFAGAFLDHYFGIVFAFRWTGAALACAVMGFPLMVRAMRLSFEAIDLRLEHAAGSLGASPIVTFFLISLPLAIPGIIVGAILAFARSLGEFGATITFVSNIPGETQTISAAIYTYTQVPDGDADALRLTAISIVISLTALIAAELVQRRAERWLARAE